A genomic segment from Aspergillus chevalieri M1 DNA, chromosome 7, nearly complete sequence encodes:
- a CDS encoding histidinol dehydrogenase family protein (COG:E;~EggNog:ENOG410PKZ3;~InterPro:IPR001692,IPR012131,IPR022695,IPR016161;~PFAM:PF00815;~go_function: GO:0004399 - histidinol dehydrogenase activity [Evidence IEA];~go_function: GO:0016491 - oxidoreductase activity [Evidence IEA];~go_function: GO:0016616 - oxidoreductase activity, acting on the CH-OH group of donors, NAD or NADP as acceptor [Evidence IEA];~go_function: GO:0046872 - metal ion binding [Evidence IEA];~go_function: GO:0051287 - NAD binding [Evidence IEA];~go_process: GO:0000105 - histidine biosynthetic process [Evidence IEA];~go_process: GO:0055114 - oxidation-reduction process [Evidence IEA]), with protein MGRQYLKARAVLSEKGATPSVDVPGIVREVIETIRKDGDKAVTKYSEKFDKWSPQSFKLSQSDIDAAIANCSKQTLDDIKEVQQNVRLFAEAQKASLKDFEVEIKPGVHLGQKNVPIDNVGAYIPGGRYPLLASAHMTILTAKVAGVKHVIGCTPPVNGQIPNSTVAAMHLAGVDEIFLLGGVQAVAAMAVGTESIQKVDFIAGPGNAFVAEGKRQLFGEIGIDLFAGPTEILVLADETADPFTIATDLVSQAEHGPDTPAVLITTSPDVGWKAIEAVNQLLGFSDLSTAGVAKTSWEAFGEVIVVDSMDDLWQLANHYASEHVQVFTRNPRDALVRMTNYGTLFLGERTCVSYGDKVIGTNHVLPTRSTARYTGGLWVGKYLKTCTYQEVTSEKASGDLGRLCGRAARAENFEAHARSGDLRAAQYTSDNFEWIQKTKARM; from the exons ATGGGCCGACAATACCTTAAAGCAAGAGCGGTGCTTTCAGAAAAAGGAGCAACGCCTTCTGTCGACGTTCCCGGGATTGTACGAGAGGTGATTGAGACCATTCGCAAGGATGGCGATAAGGCTGTGACGAAGTACTCCGAGAAATTTGACAAATGGTCGCCCCAGAGTTTCAAACTGTCCCAGAGTGACATTGATGCTGCCATCGCCAATTGCTCCAAGCAAACTCTCGACGATATAAAGGAGGTTCAACAGAATGTACGTCTGTTTGCAGAAGCACAAAAGGCTTCGCTAAAAGATTTCGAAGTTGAAATCAAACCGGGAGTGCATCTGGGACAGAAGAATGTCCCAATTGATAACGTCGGCGC ATACATTCCTGGAGGACGCTATCCGCTGCTTGCATCCGCGCATATGACCATTCTCACAGCGAAGGTTGCTGGTGTCAAGCACGTCATCGGTTGCACACCCCCCGTCAATGGCCAGATTCCGAACAGCACCGTTGCGGCAATGCATCTGGCAGGAGTGGATGAGATCTTCCTCTTGGGGGGCGTTCAAGCTGTGGCTGCCATGGCCGTAGGCACTGAGAGCATCCAAAAAGTTGATTTCATCGCAGGACCAGGAAATGCCTTTGTGGCCGAGGGGAAGAGGCAGCTCTTTGGGGAGATTGGTATCGACCTTTTTGCCGGCCCTACGGAAATCCTTGTCTTGGCTGATGAAACTGCCGACCCCTTCACCATTGCTACAGATCTGGTCTCGCAGGCGGAGCATGGCCCAGATACTCCGGCTGTGTTAATCACCACTAGCCCTGATGTGGGGTGGAAGGCGATTGAAGCTGTGAATCAGCTTCTTGGATTTTCAGATCTTTCAACAGCTGGGGTCGCGAAAACGTCGTGGGAAGCGTTTGGAGAAGTCATTGTTGTTGATTCCATGGATGATCTGTGGCAATTGGCGAACCATTATGCGAGCGAGCATGTACAGGTGTTCACCAGAAATCCACGGGATGCTCTGGTACGGATGACCAACTATGGAACGCTGTTCTTGGGCGAAAGGACCTGCGTCTCCTATGGTGATAAG GTCATTGGCACGAATCATGTGCTTCCCACTCGATCCACCGCTAGATATACCGGTGGTCTGTGGGTGGGCAAGTACCTGAAAACCTGCACCTATCAAGAAGTCACCTCAGAGAAAGCAAGTGGGGACCTAGGCCGGCTCTGTGGACGTGCCGCACGTGCTGAGAACTTCGAGGCGCATGCACGATCTGGCGACCTACGGGCAGCTCAATACACGAGTGACAATTTTGAGTGGATTCAGAAGACGAAGGCACGCATGTGA
- a CDS encoding 2,4'-dihydroxyacetophenone dioxygenase family protein (COG:S;~EggNog:ENOG410PVUW;~InterPro:IPR014710,IPR011051,IPR025979;~PFAM:PF12973): MSPLNHNDLPTRPAPAKSGAILDNKESKLTQLEKSELALADKYSSPDVYISGEADTCWHPWTANLELKPLRFETRTGTFVVVLRSLEDTWLGKHRHRGTVTAVTLNGEWNYKEYDWIAKPGDYVVENPGTIHTLHMNKGAEVLFTVSGSLEFFHDDDSLKNTMDVFSYAHMYYEHCKAQGLKPNDGLWY; encoded by the exons ATGTCCCCTCTAAACCACAACGACCTACCTACACGTCCGGCGCCAGCGAAAAGCGGGGCTATTCTCGACAATAAGGAATCCAAATTGACTCAGCTCGAGAAATCCGAACTGGCCCTTGCAGACAAGTATAGCTCGCCAGACGTCTACATCAGTGGAGAAGCAGACACCTGCTGGCACCCCTGGACGGCCAATCTGGAGCTGAAACCACTACGATTCGAAACCAGAACGGGTACATTTGTCGTCGTCTTGCGCAGCCTGGAAGATACCTGGTTAGGCAAGCACAGGCATCGAGGTACTGTGACTGCAGTGACGCTCAATGGGGAATGGAACTACAAAGA ATATGATTGGATTGCCAAACCTGGGGACTACGTGGTGGAAAATCCGGGCACAATTCATACGTTGCATATGAACAAAGGGGCAGAGGTGCTATTTACTGTCTCAGGTAGTCTGGAATTCTTCCACGACGACGACAGTCTGAAAAACACAATGGATGTCTTCAGCTATGCCCATATGTATTACGAGCATTGTAAGGCGCAAGGATTGAAACCAAATGATGGGCTTTGGTACTAG
- a CDS encoding uncharacterized protein (COG:S;~EggNog:ENOG410PHYQ;~InterPro:IPR021858;~PFAM:PF11951), producing the protein MRCQSAGQNSGSGADAVSPSLSPLSPGFSEWPPALPSQSLQLLGMSPKPLTSEDARFLRLFSAEVGQWMDLSDLSQTFSRKICRLAMHDPLLKAAIIACAAKQQYLTGRLFDGMLIARKNYNTAISLLIDRLQESEQPFAGFGFAATVICSCYEMLDATGRDWQKHLDGVFSFSQVRSVNGSSGGIEQAGFWSIARQEVVCSIINKSRLRLDPDLWAVDLVRIGQEGCEDLMNNQILTILAKVANAIAHWEADKPRKLRAVDEWKSLWDLLNHWERSVTAKGFMDPVLYKEDGQLFTTIWFTRGVCASSWQMFHLTRILLLSIDPSQTLDCVAAFRNIEGKLQYHARQICGIAQSKPEGSCRVNSVQPLHYAGCCFSNTDERNAVALLLESIEEDLGWAAKYRANDLYRQWGWRRDF; encoded by the exons ATGAGATGCCAGAGTGCGGGGCAGAACAGTGGTAGCGGAGCAGATGCAGTCTCACCATCCCTGTCGCCACTTTCCCCTGGATTCTCAGAGTGGCCACCGGCCCTGCCATCCCAATCATTGCAGCTTCTGGGCATGTCGCCAAAGCCTCTAACATCAGAAGACGCAAGGTTCCTCCGCCTATTCAGCGCTGAAGTTGGGCAGTGGATGGATCTCTCCGATCTCTCACAAACATTTTCCAGGAAGATTTGCCGCCTAGCCATGCATGATCCGTTACTGAAGGCGGCAATTATTGCATGTGCGGCGAAGCAGCAGTACTTGACTGGGAGACTTTTTGATGGGATGCTCATTGCACGCAAGAACTACAACACGGCCATATCGCTTCTCATCGATCGCCTTCAAGAATCTGAGCAGCCATTTGCCGGCTTTGGGTTTGCGGCTACTGTAATTTGTTCATGTTATGAAATGTTGGACGCCACAGGGCGGGACTGGCAGAAACACCTTGACGGAGTCTTCTCTTTTAGCCAAGTACGTAGTGTGAATGGATCATCAGGGGGTATTGAGCAAGCTGGGTTTTGGTCTATTGCACGGCAAGAAGTGGTCTGCTCTATTATAAATAAGTCCAGGCTGAGGCTTGATCCCGACTTGTGGGCTGTGGACTTGGTCAGAATTGGACAGGAAGGATGTGAGGACTTGATGAATAACCA AATTCTCACGATCCTTGCAAAAGTTGCAAATGCTATAGCCCACtgggaagctgacaagccgAGGAAATTGAGGGCAGTGGATGAATGGAAGAGCTTATGGGACTTACTCAACCACTGGGAGCGTTCAGTGACAGCAAAGGGCTTTATGGATCCAGTTTTGTATAAGGAGGATGGCCAATTGTTCACTACTATTTGGTTCACCAGAGGTGTTTGTG CATCGTCGTGGCAAATGTTCCACCTTACGCGGATTTTGCTGCTGAGCATTGATCCCTCCCAGACTCTGGATTGTGTGGCGGCATTCAGGAATATAGAG GGAAAGCTGCAATACCATGCAAGGCAAATATGCGGCATTGCACAAAGCAAGCCAGAAGGGAGCTGCCGTGTTAATTCTGTTCAGCCACTGCATTATG CCGGGTGTTGCTTCAGCAACACAGACGAGAGAAATGCAGTTGCCTTGCTGCTGGAGAGCATCGAAGAGGATCTTGGCTGGGCGGCAAAATACAGGGCCAATGATTTATACCGGCAATGGGGTTGGCGGCGAGACTTTTAA
- a CDS encoding alpha-galactosidase (CAZy:GH36;~COG:G;~EggNog:ENOG410PIUQ;~InterPro:IPR000111,IPR002252,IPR031705,IPR031704, IPR017853,IPR013780,IPR013785,IPR038417;~PFAM:PF02065,PF16874,PF16875;~SECRETED:SignalP(1-27);~go_function: GO:0003824 - catalytic activity [Evidence IEA];~go_function: GO:0004553 - hydrolase activity, hydrolyzing O-glycosyl compounds [Evidence IEA];~go_function: GO:0004557 - alpha-galactosidase activity [Evidence IEA];~go_process: GO:0005975 - carbohydrate metabolic process [Evidence IEA];~go_process: GO:0016052 - carbohydrate catabolic process [Evidence IEA]), protein MRWFSHREAVAAASVLSLATQSQVAVAESANGNAVVANGTSFALNGDNVSYIFHIDPVTGDLISDHFGGSVTGAIPAAAEPIVNGWVGRPGRIRREFPDQGRGDFRIPAVRIRQSAGYTISDLQYQSHTIVQGKPGLPGLPATFGSEEDVTTLVVHLHDNYSSVGADLSYSIFPKYDAIVRSVNITNHGEENITIEALSSLSVDLPYEELEMIYLRGDWAREAHRERRKVEYGLQGFGSSTGFSSHLHNPFLSLVHPSTTESQGEAWGFSLIYTGSFSVDVEKGSQGFTRALLGLNPSQLSWTLRPGETLTSPECVSVYSATGIGGMSRSLHRLYRKHLIKSKFATSDRPALLNSWEGLGASINASNVYKLAEESAALGIKLFAMDDGWFGNEYPRNDDTAGLGDWQVNRAKFPDGLGPLVNNVTALKAANTSTPLRFGIWVEPEMVNPNSTLYHKHPDWALHAGDYPRTLHRNQLVLNVALPEVQEFIIDSMTRLLKSADISYVKWDHNRGMHEAPSPSTDHAYMLGLYHVFETLTSRFPDVLWEGCASGGGRFDPGVLQYFPQIWTSDDTDGAERVAIQMGTSLAYPPSAMGAHISAVPNQQSLRSVPVSFRGHVAMMGGSFGLELNPDELHEDEKTVLPGLIQLAEKVNPIVLEGDMWRLALPEESNWPAVLFISGDGTRAVLFAFQMRANIDNSSPWVRLEGLDAKAEYRVDGGSVYTGQTLMNMGLQFVFEGDYESRVVMLERV, encoded by the exons atGCGCTGGTTCTCACACAGGgaggctgttgctgctgccagTGTGCTTAGTCTCGCGACGCAGTCGCAAGTCGCGGTGGCAGAGTCTGCCAATGGAAATG CGGTCGTGGCCAATGGCACATCCTTCGCCCTCAACGGAGACAACGTCTCCTACATCTTCCACATCGACCCCGTCACGGGAGACCTCATCTCGGACCACTTCGGTGGCAGTGTGACGGGCGCCATCCCCGCAGCTGCAGAGCCGATCGTGAACGGTTGGGTCGGCAGGCCCGGACGCATCCGTCGCGAGTTCCCCGACCAGGGACGGGGCGACTTCCGCATCCCCGCTGTGCGAATCCGCCAATCGGCGGGCTACACCATCTCGGACCTGCAGTATCAGTCACACACGATCGTACAGGGGAAGCCTGGACTGCCTGGCCTGCCCGCGACGTTTGGAAGTGAGGAAGATGTGACGACGCTGGTGGTGCACTTGCATGACAATTATAGCTCTGTCGGGGCGGATCTGTCCTACTCCATCTTTCCCAAATACGACGCCATCGTGCGCAGCGTTAACATCACCAACCACGGCGAGGAGAACATCACCATAGAGGCCTTATCAAGTCTGAGTGTGGATCTTCCTTACGAAGAATTGGAGATGATCTACCTGCGCGGTGACTGGGCGCGCGAGGCACATCGTGAGAGACGCAAGGTTGAGTATGGGCTGCAGGG TTTCGGGAGCAGCACAGGCTTCTCCTCCCACCTGCACAATCCCTTCTTGTCCCTGGTGCACCCGAGCACCACCGAGTCGCAAGGCGAAGCATGGGGCTTCTCTCTCATTTACACCGGCTCTTTTTCCGTCGACGTCGAGAAAGGATCGCAGGGCTTCACGCGCGCGTTGCTGGGCTTGAATCCGTCTCAGTTGTCATGGACCCTCCGGCCAGGCGAGACCCTGACCTCTCCCGAATGCGTGTCCGTGTATTCCGCCACCGGCATCGGTGGCATGTCGCGGTCCCTGCACAGACTGTACCGGAAGCACCTGATCAAGAGCAAGTTCGCGACGAGTGACCGTCCAGCCCTCCTGAACAGCTGGGAGGGACTCGGCGCCAGCATCAACGCCAGCAATGTCTACAAGCTCGCCGAGGAGTCCGCCGCGCTCGGCATCAAGCTTTTCGCCATGGACGACGGCTGGTTCGGAAATGAGTACCCGCGCAATGACGACACGGCCGGTCTGGGTGACTGGCAGGTGAACCGGGCCAAATTCCCCGACGGTCTCGGGCCACTGGTCAACAACGTCACGGCGCTCAAGGCAGCGAACACCTCAACACCGCTGCGCTTTGGGATCTGGGTGGAGCCTGAGATGGTCAATCCCAACTCGACGCTGTACCATAAGCACCCCGACTGGGCATTGCATGCGGGAGACTACCCGCGCACTCTGCACCGCAACCAGCTGGTCCTGAATGTGGCCCTGCCCGAGGTGCAGGAGTTTATCATCGACAGCATGACTCGTCTGCTGAAGAGCGCGGACATCTCGTATGTCAAGTGGGACCACAATCGGGGCATGCACGAAGCGCCATCTCCCAGTACCGACCACGCCTACATGCTGGGCCTGTACCACGTCTTCGAGACGCTGACGAGCCGGTTCCCAGATGTGCTGTGGGAGGGATGTGCGAGTGGCGGCGGCCGGTTCGACCCGGGTGTTCTGCAGTATTTCCCGCAGATCTGGACATCAGATGATACAGACGGAGCGGAGCGAGTGGCTATCCAAATGGGGACGTCGCTGGCCTACCCACCCAGCGCGATGGGCGCGCATATCTCGGCCGTTCCCAACCAGCAGTCCCTGCGCAGTGTGCCCGTCTCGTTCCGCGGCCACGTCGCCATGATGGGCGGGTCGTTCGGACTCGAACTCAACCCAGACGAACTACACGAGGACGAGAAGACCGTGCTGCCTGGTTTAATCCAACTGGCCGAGAAGGTCAATCCAATCGTGTTGGAGGGCGACATGTGGCGCCTCGCGCTGCCGGAGGAATCTAACTGGCCGGCTGTGTTGTTCATCTCGGGCGATGGGACACGGGCCGTGCTCTTCGCGTTCCAAATGCGTGCTAACATTGATAACTCGTCACCGTGGGTGCGGCTGGAGGGACTGGATGCGAAGGCGGAGTACCGCGTGGATGGGGGGAGTGTGTACACGGGGCAGACGCTGATGAACATGGGTTTGCAGTTTGTGTTTGAGGGCGATTATGAAAGTCGGGTAGTGATGCTGGAGCGTGTCTAA